The following nucleotide sequence is from Salvia miltiorrhiza cultivar Shanhuang (shh) chromosome 7, IMPLAD_Smil_shh, whole genome shotgun sequence.
AATATATATGTGATCATCAATACATATATACATGATAAATTTTATGTGCAAGACATTAATTTTCTTaactaaattaatattttcaccTTTTTCTAGCTAATTGAATACTGGAGCtcgtatgtatatatatttaacacGAGATGAAAACACAGTAGTATATAAAAAGTGgaaattaaaatcaaaaatcaGTGAGGTGAAGGCTAAATCTGGAATTACAGGTGGGAAAATGATCTTGAAAATGAGTGGAGGAATTTGTGATGCGTTCAAATCTCTCAGACAAAAAGAAGTTTCCAAGGGCTCTCAGCTTTAGCTTCACTCTTACTTGTGTGCTGAAAATTGCTCTAACTGGTCTGTGATCTGACAATTTTGATTCTACTCTTTCATACAAatcttgcttcaatccttcacCTTGCCATATTATTCTGtcacacctatatatatatgtacataaaattatcttcataatttaattaatttaaaataaattaaataaagatgGATGTTACGTTACCATGCAGGAGCACGTTTCTTTTCGCCTTTTTTGCCCTCAAAACTGCCATAATATTTATCTGAACCAGGATAGTATTTATATGTTGGCCtaaattttatgtttccttCATGCCAACCTTCCAATACTTGGCCTTCCATCAGCTCCATCCTCAGCTGAATTCATTCATttccaaatttattttttatatatttaacttaaattCAATATCacttcataaataaataaatgtacaaaagaaattaaatcaTACTTGATCATGTTCTAATAATGCATTCCAATCTTGTTCGTAAACCAGCAGCCTTGTCGTTGATTCAGGCAACGAGATTCTGTAATTTAAATCTCCAAGAAATATCACCCGACTGcaccaaaacaaaaaaatcgaTTATATAATTTGATGTAATTGTATTTAAATATAAGCAATTGGGACAATGTTTATTCTTATTCGAATTAAATAAAGACAATTTAATCGTATCGTAACATGCCTGAAGAAATCAAACTAAcgtattaaaattaaaaacaaaccaTATTGTTTTCCGAGGTGGTTAAGCTACCAATTAAACTAATTTGTGTCCAAAACATCCAAACAAAAGCATTAATTCTTAATTTAAACTCCATGTGATTAGCAAAGCTAGAGTTTAATTTGACAGACGGCCGCGAACGATATTGACaagattaaacttataattAACAGCGAATAATTGTTGGGTTATAGattattcttgatttttttttttggattatcTCCTTGTCCTAATAGATTAACAAATACTAATCAGGATTATTCATAATCAATTGTTTGTTTCCATAACGAAAAGATTTTTTGGATGCACTGTCTCGTCCAAAATCcagatatttttttaattagaaattaaaaaaataaaaggttaaTTGGTGGATACACTTGTTTCTAGCCATAAATTGACTGTGATCAGAACTAGTTTTTGTTGCCATATATTACTCCTACTACTTAACTATATAAGAGTCGAGGAACAATCTCTGCCTATTTCAGAGTGTTTCAGGTATGATAAAAAGACAAGGAGAAAGGCAAAAACATTAAAAcacacatatattttttttattattattattattattattattattattattattattattattattattattattattattattatatgtcaTTATAACAAGATTAAACTTATAAACAGTCAATAATTGTTGAATTTATTGACTATTCTTGATATTAATTTGTTTTGGATTATTCCCCTTGTCCTAAACAggttaacaaattaaatagtaCTAATCATCAAGATTATCACACATGATTATTCATAATCAACTGTATGCTTCTATAACGAAAAGATCATTAATTTGGATGCATTGTTTCGGCCAAAATTTAGTGATTTTTGTTTCTcgaaataaaaagataattaattagGGGATACACTTTTTTCTAGCCATTAATTGACTgggattttaaaaaatcaagaaaaaagaaGCTTCTAACTAACGAATTgtaattattactcccttcgtatATGAAAGAACTTCCAAGGAGGAAGTGACACGAggtttaagaaaaatattgttaGGTGTATTGTAATTATAGCCTAAAAATAAgtagaattttttttggacgtctcaaaaagaaaaaatagaaagttctttcatgcgtgttttatgaatatatgataaaGACTAGGAGCAAGGCAAAAAACATTAAATTTGTTGGtattaaaatgtatatatatatatatatatatatataaaagaagagAAACTTACTCATGATGAAGAATATTAGTgggaagatgaagtgaagaACCCCTTGGAAAAATAGTTCTTGATAATATTTCTTGGACATTTGAATTTCTATATTTATGATGGCCTTCTCTCCCACCTGACGCCAGATGACTGCACACAAAGCAGAAGCTGGTTTCATGCAATCGAAATCTTACCGACACTGAACCCTGCACCAATTAATTCAAacaaacaattaattaattactaatagtgatgattaattaattatatatatgtaaatgaaTTACCTTGTTTCCTAAACAACCCATGATTCCGCAGCCAACGCAGGAAACGCTGGGGTTTCGGACGTAGGGCCGGAGCTCGGCCCGAACCCAAACGGAGATCAATATTCCCACCATTTGCTTACTGATGATGCATCTGAAACATGACTCTTCTTCCTTTGTTTTCATTAGGGCACCTCTGATCAACGAATTCCACTTCATCCAGATCTTGCTCTTCTCCGGTCCCAGCACATTTCCAGCTCTCAGCGGCACCACTTCTTGAAAACTGACATATCATCATATGCATAATGCATGCATCTTAATTCATATATACATCTTCTTGTAACAAACTAAAAAGAATTACGACGTACCCGAAGACGTAGATATCGCAGGGGTTGGTGTGGTCTATCAACTCATCCATGACGGAATTCTCAGTTGGTTCAACTCCTCCGACGTTCCAAGTGCTAACAAACACCCTTTTATTTCAATCGTAAcaaaatgagtcatgcatatgtatgaatttttactaattaatattaggaaattaattaaagtgagtatatatatacttgtaATTTCGTGTCTCCTCGTCGCGATCTTTGATGAAGGTGGCGCTGGGAGTGAGAGACTTGTGGTTGAAGCAAGGCGGGATTTCCATGAAAGGCTCGCCGGTGGCGG
It contains:
- the LOC130993232 gene encoding type IV inositol polyphosphate 5-phosphatase 9; amino-acid sequence: MSRIKGEVMWPRLVASKIFKKRLGSHNFVADYPTATGEPFMEIPPCFNHKSLTPSATFIKDRDEETRNYKVFVSTWNVGGVEPTENSVMDELIDHTNPCDIYVFGFQEVVPLRAGNVLGPEKSKIWMKWNSLIRGALMKTKEEESCFRCIISKQMVGILISVWVRAELRPYVRNPSVSCVGCGIMGCLGNKGSVSVRFRLHETSFCFVCSHLASGGREGHHKYRNSNVQEILSRTIFPRGSSLHLPTNILHHDRVIFLGDLNYRISLPESTTRLLVYEQDWNALLEHDQLRMELMEGQVLEGWHEGNIKFRPTYKYYPGSDKYYGSFEGKKGEKKRAPAWCDRIIWQGEGLKQDLYERVESKLSDHRPVRAIFSTQVRVKLKLRALGNFFLSERFERITNSSTHFQDHFPTCNSRFSLHLTDF